A genomic region of Microtus ochrogaster isolate Prairie Vole_2 chromosome 15, MicOch1.0, whole genome shotgun sequence contains the following coding sequences:
- the Tmbim6 gene encoding bax inhibitor 1, producing the protein MNIFDRKINFDALLKFSHITPSTQQHLKKVYASFALCMFVAAAGAYVHVVTHFIQAGLLSALGSLGLMIWLMATPHSHETEQKRLGLLAGFAFLTGIGLGPALELCIAINPSILPTAFMGTAMIFTCFSLSALYARRRSYLFLGGILMSAMSLMFLSSLGNLFFGSIWLFQANLYMGLLVMCGFVLFDTQLIIEKAENGDKDYIWHCVDLFLDFVTLFRKLMLILALNEKDKKKEKK; encoded by the exons ATGAACATATTTGATCGGAAGATCAACTTTGATGCCCTCTTAAAATTTTCCCATAT AACTCCCTCGACACAGCAGCACCTAAAGAAGGTCTATGCCAGCTTTGCACTCTGTATGTTTGTGGCGGCGGCAGGGGCCTATGTCCATGTGGTCACACATTTCATTCAG GCTGGCCTGCTCTCTGCCTTGGGCTCCCTGGGCTTGATGATCTGGCTGATGGCAACACCTCATAGTCATGAAACGGAGCAAAAAAGATTGGGACTTCTTGCTGGCTTTGCTTTCCTCACAG GAATTGGCCTGGGCCCTGCTTTGGAGCTGTGCATTGCTATCAATCCCAG CATCCTCCCCACTGCCTTCATGGGCACGGCCATGATCTTCACCTGCTTCAGCTTGAGCGCGCTCTACGCCAGGCGCCGGAGTTACCTGTTTTTGGGAG GCATCTTGATGTCAGCCATGAGCCTCATGTTCTTGTCCTCCCTGGGGAACCTTTTCTTTGGATCCATTTGGCTGTTCCAG gcAAACCTGTACATGGGGCTGCTGGTCATGTGTGGCTTTGTCCTTTTTGATACTCAGCTCATTATTGAGAAGGCTGAAAATGGAGATAAGGATTACATCTG GCACTGCGTTGACCTCTTCTTAGATTTTGTTACACTCTTCAGGAAGCTCATGCTGATCCTTGCTTTGAATGAGAAG gacaagaagaaagaaaagaagtga